The proteins below are encoded in one region of Clostridium estertheticum:
- a CDS encoding DUF1292 domain-containing protein translates to MEENKVITMLDEDGEKVDFEIIEIIELDENKYALLAPIGEEDDAFVYKIELVDDKEQYIAVEDEEEFAKVLEEYESTFEE, encoded by the coding sequence ATGGAAGAAAATAAAGTTATTACAATGTTAGATGAAGATGGAGAAAAGGTTGATTTTGAAATAATTGAAATTATTGAATTAGATGAAAATAAATATGCACTGCTCGCTCCAATAGGAGAAGAGGATGATGCTTTCGTTTATAAAATAGAATTAGTAGACGATAAAGAACAATACATTGCAGTAGAAGATGAGGAAGAATTCGCAAAAGTATTAGAAGAATATGAATCAACATTTGAAGAATAA
- a CDS encoding IS1182 family transposase: MLKGQLEIKINTYHSLYSLIIPKDNILKQINDLVDFSFVYDELIINYSSSMGRGAINPIMLFKYLLLKVIYELSDEDVVERTLYDMSFKYFLNLAPEETNLINSSTLTKFRKLRLKDMNLLDLLINKTVELAIKEGVLKSKAIIVDATHTKSRYNQKSAGEELLKRAKNLRKTLYGVHPEIKEDLPNKVTNGVLEDILEYCKLLIDSINKNPEIVANPTVKTKLNYLTEAFNDDIENLKLSKDEDAKVGHKTEDSSFFGYKSHLAMSEERLITAAVITTGEKSDGKELIALIEKSREAGIDVNEVIGDTAYSEKKNLEYAKENKIALISKLNPVISQGMRKKEDEFEFNKDAGLFVCPAGHMAIKKAKQGKKNVGKNQVLTYYFNVEKCKNCVHKDGCYKEGAKSKTYSVSIKSNTHKDQIEFEKSEYFKKRARERYMIEAKNSELKHQHGYDVAISSGLISMQMQGALSIFTVNLKRIIKLKSMK; this comes from the coding sequence ATGCTAAAAGGACAATTGGAAATAAAAATAAATACATACCATAGCTTATATTCGTTAATTATTCCGAAAGATAACATTTTAAAGCAAATTAATGACCTTGTTGACTTTTCATTTGTTTATGACGAATTGATTATTAACTATAGTTCATCTATGGGTAGAGGTGCTATTAACCCTATAATGCTATTTAAATATTTGCTTTTGAAAGTAATATATGAATTGTCTGATGAAGATGTTGTTGAAAGAACTCTTTATGATATGTCATTTAAATATTTTCTGAATTTAGCCCCAGAAGAAACAAATTTAATAAACTCAAGTACATTAACTAAATTTAGAAAGCTTCGCCTTAAAGACATGAATTTATTAGATTTATTAATAAACAAGACTGTAGAACTTGCTATAAAAGAGGGAGTTTTAAAAAGCAAAGCAATAATAGTTGATGCTACGCATACCAAGTCACGTTATAACCAAAAATCAGCAGGAGAAGAATTATTGAAACGTGCAAAAAATTTAAGAAAAACATTGTACGGAGTACATCCTGAGATAAAAGAAGATTTGCCGAATAAAGTTACAAATGGAGTACTTGAAGATATTCTTGAGTACTGCAAATTATTAATTGATAGCATAAACAAGAATCCAGAAATTGTAGCAAATCCAACTGTGAAAACTAAATTAAACTACTTAACCGAAGCTTTTAATGATGACATAGAAAACCTAAAACTATCAAAAGATGAGGATGCAAAAGTGGGGCATAAGACTGAGGATAGTTCTTTTTTTGGATATAAATCACACCTTGCTATGAGTGAAGAACGTTTAATTACAGCAGCTGTTATTACAACTGGCGAAAAAAGTGATGGAAAGGAGCTCATAGCCTTAATAGAAAAAAGCCGTGAGGCTGGTATAGATGTTAATGAAGTAATTGGAGATACAGCTTATTCTGAAAAGAAAAATCTAGAATATGCAAAAGAAAATAAAATTGCATTAATTTCAAAACTAAATCCTGTAATTTCACAAGGAATGCGAAAAAAAGAAGATGAATTTGAGTTTAATAAAGATGCTGGTTTATTTGTATGTCCGGCAGGTCATATGGCTATTAAAAAAGCAAAACAGGGAAAGAAGAATGTTGGTAAAAATCAAGTGTTAACTTACTATTTTAATGTAGAAAAGTGTAAAAATTGTGTTCATAAAGATGGGTGTTATAAAGAAGGCGCTAAATCTAAAACTTATTCAGTTTCAATAAAGTCAAATACCCACAAAGATCAAATAGAGTTCGAAAAAAGTGAATATTTTAAAAAACGTGCTAGGGAGCGTTATATGATAGAGGCTAAAAATAGTGAACTTAAGCACCAACATGGCTATGATGTAGCAATATCGTCAGGCTTAATTAGCATGCAAATGCAAGGTGCATTATCAATCTTCACTGTGAATCTAAAGAGAATAATTAAGTTGAAAAGCATGAAATAG
- a CDS encoding DEAD/DEAH box helicase: MEKIKFDELGLNESVLHAIQDLKFEYPSDIQEKAIPVVLAGFDIIGQAQTGTGKTLAFGAPILSRMEKSNGKVQAIIMSPTRELAVQVAEELSRIAKHERIKILPIYGGQSIDRQISALKRGVDIVVGTPGRLLDHIRKGTLKLANAKFLVLDEADEMLNMGFIEDIESIISNLSADRQTLLFSATMPRAIKILSKKYMHPETKIIAIEKKSLTVSTIKQYYYEVNNKNKFESLCRILDVDAPKTCILFCKTKKGVDELVDALQPRGYTVEGMHGDMKQSQRMNTLKKFKEGNLNFLIATDVAARGIDVEDVTHVINYDLPQDSESYIHRIGRTGRAGKEGTAYSLITRRELSAIRQIERDTKSVINKKTVPTITDIFAAKSDTIIDQIKLVLKENLYENFLPLGQNLISEFGDEDVAASLIKIIFDKEVNYNYADDTTTTTSDTVRLFLSIGRMDEVMTKDIIAFLCETANINKTELGRIDILDKFSFLDVPSNLVDAILNNSSGKRLNSRKVNIEVAKSRR, from the coding sequence ATGGAAAAAATTAAATTTGATGAATTAGGACTAAACGAATCTGTACTACACGCTATACAAGATTTAAAATTTGAATACCCATCTGATATCCAAGAAAAAGCTATTCCAGTAGTACTTGCTGGCTTTGATATCATAGGTCAGGCTCAAACTGGAACTGGTAAAACATTAGCATTTGGTGCACCCATTTTAAGTAGAATGGAAAAATCAAACGGTAAAGTTCAAGCAATAATAATGTCTCCAACAAGAGAACTTGCTGTTCAAGTTGCTGAAGAACTTTCCCGAATTGCAAAACATGAAAGAATTAAGATATTACCAATCTACGGTGGTCAATCTATCGATAGACAAATATCCGCTCTAAAAAGAGGAGTAGATATTGTAGTTGGAACTCCAGGAAGATTACTAGACCATATTAGAAAAGGCACTTTAAAACTTGCAAATGCTAAGTTTCTTGTTTTAGATGAAGCTGACGAAATGTTAAACATGGGCTTTATTGAAGATATTGAAAGTATTATAAGTAATTTAAGTGCAGATAGACAGACTTTACTTTTCTCAGCTACTATGCCAAGAGCTATTAAAATATTGTCAAAGAAATATATGCATCCTGAAACAAAGATTATTGCTATAGAAAAGAAATCTTTAACAGTTTCTACTATTAAGCAATATTATTATGAAGTAAATAATAAAAACAAGTTTGAATCATTATGTAGAATTCTTGATGTTGATGCTCCTAAGACTTGTATACTATTCTGTAAAACTAAAAAAGGTGTAGATGAGTTAGTTGATGCATTACAACCTAGAGGTTATACTGTAGAAGGTATGCACGGAGACATGAAACAAAGTCAAAGAATGAACACTCTTAAGAAATTCAAAGAAGGTAATTTAAACTTCTTAATTGCAACTGATGTAGCTGCAAGAGGAATCGATGTTGAGGATGTTACTCATGTAATAAATTATGATTTACCACAAGATAGCGAATCATATATACATAGAATTGGTAGAACTGGTAGAGCAGGTAAAGAAGGTACAGCATATAGTCTTATAACAAGACGTGAATTATCAGCTATAAGACAAATTGAACGTGATACTAAAAGTGTAATTAACAAAAAAACTGTACCTACTATAACAGATATTTTTGCTGCTAAATCAGATACTATTATAGATCAAATAAAATTAGTTCTAAAAGAAAATTTATATGAAAACTTTCTTCCACTAGGACAAAATCTTATTTCAGAATTTGGTGATGAAGATGTAGCTGCTTCTTTAATAAAAATTATTTTTGATAAAGAAGTTAACTATAACTATGCAGATGATACTACAACAACAACATCTGATACTGTTAGACTATTCTTATCTATAGGAAGAATGGATGAAGTTATGACTAAGGATATTATCGCTTTCTTATGTGAAACTGCTAATATTAACAAAACTGAACTTGGCCGTATTGACATCTTAGATAAATTTTCTTTCTTAGATGTACCTTCAAACTTAGTTGATGCTATTTTAAATAATAGTTCAGGTAAGAGATTAAATAGCAGAAAAGTAAATATTGAAGTTGCTAAATCTAGAAGATAA
- a CDS encoding M16 family metallopeptidase, with amino-acid sequence MIKEIFNTKQTELSNGIKLITIKKDSQISAVHAGVNIGSLFEEKDEKGIAHFIEHMLFKGTKVRTNEKLNSDLENLGGEYNAYTDFNSTVYSATILNEELENAITLMGDMLLNSTFPIGEIEKERGVILSEIRTINDDIEDLSFQRVNEIAFKYSPLREDTIGNEDIIKNVTREQLVKFYNKYYLPNNSFISIVSPFEHEDIINIVSKCFGKWTKKKFEKKKIVTEKQQFIKKISYKKEIEQSTILYLYTFNGLSKDEELALRILNYKFGESSNSILFRELREERGLSYDVYTHLDTSNNVKTLYIYTSVSEKNVDEAIHVIDTVIKDIETEKIVFDDNTISLMKKIMKTAIASTLEDSTDLSNYVLHQAMDNEDIYQFTDDMKNMGNVKSEDLYNVSRKVLQKPTIHIFLPEKRG; translated from the coding sequence ATGATTAAAGAAATTTTTAACACAAAACAAACAGAGCTAAGCAATGGTATAAAACTTATTACTATTAAAAAAGATAGTCAAATATCAGCAGTTCATGCTGGAGTAAATATAGGTTCGCTTTTTGAAGAAAAAGATGAAAAAGGCATAGCGCACTTTATTGAACATATGCTGTTCAAAGGTACGAAGGTTAGAACTAATGAGAAGCTAAACAGTGATTTAGAAAATTTAGGTGGAGAATATAATGCTTATACTGATTTTAATTCTACAGTATATAGTGCTACGATTTTAAATGAGGAATTAGAGAATGCTATAACACTCATGGGGGATATGCTTTTAAACTCTACTTTTCCAATTGGTGAAATTGAAAAAGAAAGAGGCGTTATATTATCTGAAATTAGAACAATTAATGATGACATTGAAGACTTAAGTTTTCAGAGAGTTAATGAAATTGCGTTTAAATATAGTCCACTTAGGGAAGATACTATTGGAAATGAAGATATTATAAAAAATGTTACAAGGGAGCAACTTGTTAAGTTTTATAATAAATATTATTTGCCGAATAATTCTTTTATATCTATTGTATCCCCATTTGAACACGAGGACATAATAAATATTGTAAGTAAGTGTTTTGGTAAATGGACTAAGAAAAAATTTGAAAAGAAAAAAATAGTAACTGAAAAACAACAATTTATAAAAAAAATATCATATAAAAAAGAAATTGAGCAAAGTACAATACTTTATTTATATACATTTAATGGCTTGTCTAAAGATGAGGAACTTGCACTTAGAATATTAAACTATAAATTTGGTGAGAGTTCTAATTCTATATTATTTAGAGAACTACGCGAGGAAAGAGGATTGTCTTATGATGTTTACACTCATTTAGATACTTCAAATAATGTTAAAACACTTTATATTTATACATCGGTATCAGAAAAAAATGTTGATGAGGCAATCCATGTAATTGATACTGTAATTAAAGACATCGAAACTGAGAAAATAGTTTTTGATGATAATACAATATCTTTAATGAAAAAAATAATGAAAACTGCCATTGCATCAACACTTGAGGATTCTACGGATCTTTCAAATTATGTACTTCATCAGGCTATGGACAACGAAGATATATATCAATTTACTGATGATATGAAAAACATGGGAAATGTTAAAAGTGAGGATTTATATAATGTTTCTAGAAAAGTATTACAAAAACCAACAATTCACATATTTTTACCAGAAAAGAGAGGCTAA
- a CDS encoding biotin--[acetyl-CoA-carboxylase] ligase, producing MKEKILELLKASGNDFVSGQKISEVLGVSRAAIWKHIKVIKEDGYEVEAISRKGYRIISSPDILTFEEIKNYLNTECIGKNIIYFNSIGSTNTKAKELAEMGQEHGTVIISEEQTLGRGRFGRNFLSPKYKGIWMSIILRPNILTENISKITLLGAAAVQKAIMKMGVKTSIKWPNDIILNSKKVCGILTEMSGEIDHVNYLVMGIGINVNLEKEDITTDLKDVATSIKIESGKLMDRKLLLASILNIFEELYSDFVENDSIKETLEICRKNSVLIGKEIQLINRGKVTIAKAIDISDKGELVVENSSGNVEHIVSGEVSIRGMYGYSD from the coding sequence ATGAAAGAAAAAATTCTTGAATTACTTAAGGCCAGTGGAAATGATTTTGTGTCTGGTCAAAAGATTAGTGAGGTTTTAGGAGTTAGTCGTGCGGCTATTTGGAAACATATAAAGGTTATTAAAGAGGATGGTTACGAAGTGGAAGCTATTTCAAGAAAGGGTTATAGAATAATCTCATCACCTGATATACTCACATTTGAGGAAATTAAAAATTATCTAAATACAGAGTGCATAGGTAAAAATATTATTTACTTCAATTCTATAGGTTCAACAAACACTAAAGCCAAAGAACTTGCGGAAATGGGACAAGAACATGGCACAGTTATTATAAGCGAAGAGCAAACATTAGGACGTGGAAGGTTCGGACGAAATTTTTTATCACCAAAATATAAGGGTATATGGATGTCGATTATACTTAGACCTAATATACTTACGGAAAATATATCAAAAATAACACTGCTTGGAGCAGCTGCTGTTCAAAAAGCTATTATGAAAATGGGGGTTAAAACAAGTATTAAATGGCCTAATGATATAATACTTAATAGTAAAAAAGTATGTGGTATATTAACAGAAATGAGTGGAGAAATAGATCATGTAAATTACCTAGTTATGGGAATTGGAATCAATGTAAATCTAGAAAAAGAAGATATTACAACTGATCTAAAAGATGTGGCTACGTCGATTAAAATTGAAAGTGGTAAGCTTATGGACAGAAAGCTACTTCTTGCTAGTATTTTAAATATATTTGAAGAGTTATATAGTGATTTTGTAGAAAATGATAGTATAAAAGAAACTTTAGAGATATGTAGAAAAAATTCTGTCCTTATAGGTAAAGAAATTCAATTAATAAATAGAGGAAAAGTAACAATAGCAAAAGCTATTGATATAAGTGATAAAGGTGAATTAGTTGTTGAGAATTCTAGTGGCAATGTTGAACATATTGTATCAGGGGAAGTATCTATTAGAGGAATGTATGGATATAGTGATTAA
- the recX gene encoding recombination regulator RecX, which yields MSSLITKIEFQKKNKARVNIYMDGEYAFACDAQLVYIHNITKGRDMDKESLENIVNEDNYIKGKTCALHFLERSFKSTKQVIDKLTMKEFDVKTIERVMDFLSRYDFIDDSLFIKLYIKEKIRSCGKNKIKFALLKKFLPKELINEELNKITSEQLLETALKLANKKIVTLAKSEKDSQKLYKKTTDYLVRSGYDYELIRKVMDEITSNDKEDDLVEGAPLGKGEVYEETPAEDYNELYELASKRYNILIKSETENMKIYKKLGDYLLRRGFKWEQIKKVLKSLINGVEDE from the coding sequence TTGAGTAGTCTTATTACAAAAATTGAATTCCAAAAAAAGAACAAGGCTAGAGTTAACATCTATATGGATGGGGAGTATGCTTTTGCATGTGATGCTCAGCTTGTTTATATTCATAATATAACTAAAGGTAGAGACATGGACAAGGAGAGCCTTGAAAATATAGTTAATGAAGATAATTATATAAAAGGAAAAACTTGTGCACTTCATTTTTTAGAAAGAAGCTTTAAGTCAACAAAGCAAGTAATAGATAAATTAACGATGAAAGAATTTGATGTTAAAACCATAGAACGGGTAATGGACTTTCTAAGTCGGTATGATTTTATTGATGATAGTCTATTTATTAAGTTATATATAAAAGAGAAAATTAGATCTTGTGGTAAAAATAAGATTAAGTTTGCCTTATTAAAAAAATTTCTACCAAAAGAATTGATCAATGAAGAACTTAATAAAATAACTAGTGAGCAGCTACTGGAAACAGCTTTGAAGTTAGCAAATAAAAAGATTGTAACATTAGCTAAGAGTGAAAAAGATTCCCAAAAACTATATAAAAAAACAACAGATTATTTAGTACGTAGTGGATATGATTATGAACTAATTAGAAAAGTTATGGATGAAATCACGAGTAATGACAAGGAGGATGACCTTGTAGAAGGTGCACCTTTAGGGAAAGGTGAGGTGTATGAAGAAACACCCGCGGAAGATTATAATGAATTGTACGAACTAGCTAGTAAAAGGTACAATATATTAATTAAGTCAGAGACTGAGAATATGAAAATATACAAAAAACTTGGAGATTATCTCTTAAGAAGAGGTTTTAAGTGGGAGCAAATTAAAAAAGTATTAAAAAGTTTGATTAATGGTGTGGAAGATGAATAG
- a CDS encoding QueT transporter family protein, which translates to MNIKLNEGTMSVKIRKIVFAAMVAAIYAALTLSLSFFSFGVIQYRVAEGLTILPYFASFSIPGLLIGCIVSNIISPLGIMDMVFGSLATLISAILTYYIGKSKLKFKKILAPLPAVLVNAFVIGILLKLLYVKDMPLLLCMLQVAWGELVCCYGIGLPLIYIIEKNSILRSFLK; encoded by the coding sequence TTGAATATTAAATTAAATGAAGGAACTATGTCTGTAAAAATAAGAAAAATCGTTTTTGCAGCAATGGTGGCTGCTATTTATGCGGCTTTAACTCTAAGCTTATCGTTTTTCAGCTTTGGAGTTATTCAATATCGCGTAGCTGAAGGACTTACTATCCTGCCTTACTTCGCATCCTTTTCTATTCCAGGATTGCTAATAGGTTGTATAGTTTCTAATATTATAAGTCCACTAGGTATTATGGATATGGTTTTCGGTTCCCTTGCAACACTTATATCCGCAATTTTAACTTACTATATTGGTAAGAGCAAACTAAAGTTTAAAAAAATACTTGCTCCATTACCAGCTGTGCTAGTAAATGCCTTTGTTATAGGCATACTGTTAAAGCTTTTATATGTCAAGGACATGCCCCTTTTACTTTGTATGCTGCAAGTTGCATGGGGAGAATTAGTCTGCTGTTATGGAATTGGATTACCTCTTATTTATATTATTGAAAAGAACTCAATTTTGAGGAGTTTTTTAAAGTAA
- a CDS encoding UPF0158 family protein, producing MNYVAVDMEALIETISHVDDNLGKSYLDSVTGEVIYIPTEVSLALENGTLEENTFDNWLKEFVSIAILINEDKANRYLITPLMDEDFYIKAMKEYVKTKISNSDLKLELTEALKSNEPTKKFKHILMDKQNTIDGCEDDEFTTNEYYKYEDYCINEFVIEWLKSNRIELKYLN from the coding sequence TTGAATTACGTTGCGGTTGATATGGAAGCACTTATAGAAACGATTTCGCATGTTGATGACAATTTAGGAAAAAGTTATCTAGATTCAGTTACTGGCGAGGTTATATACATTCCAACAGAAGTAAGTTTAGCATTAGAAAATGGGACATTGGAGGAAAATACCTTCGATAATTGGTTAAAAGAATTTGTTAGTATTGCGATACTTATTAATGAAGATAAGGCAAATAGGTATTTAATTACTCCACTAATGGATGAGGATTTCTATATAAAAGCTATGAAGGAATATGTTAAAACTAAAATCAGTAATTCTGATTTAAAATTAGAATTAACGGAGGCATTAAAAAGCAATGAGCCTACAAAAAAGTTTAAACATATTCTAATGGATAAACAAAATACAATTGATGGATGCGAAGATGATGAATTTACTACAAATGAGTATTATAAATATGAAGACTATTGTATAAATGAATTTGTTATAGAATGGTTAAAATCAAACCGTATTGAATTAAAATATTTGAATTAA
- a CDS encoding transglutaminase domain-containing protein, with protein sequence MFREPVSMILLLIFIYPIIRGFIFKFSSDYLKGSIQGVFQSFSFLFSLCLGIYYTKKIFIQHDEGMYANIYKNIPPKAIEFINSNPLVVYILLMPLLIMIIYSIITFVVNTIAHITLYPLFDTIENKLKQKSILFNRIVGAIFQVPKAISYVIVITFILNFMSLLNVADTYNKYLEESQAYNYISKEVVIPLTNSKLAKRLPNIVNNSFTIVVKDPSSPASESNVQNNKHKGIIYYNGITLDQGVKSNDEINKFAINLAQGKNGTRDKAKAIYNWVGSKIVYSDEKANRVLNNDTQMTSGAIPTFNSKSGICFDYACLYVAMCRANNIKVRIITGQGFNGSNWVSHAWNQVYIAGENKWINVDPTFLIGGDYFDSKRFTLDHKQESIAGEW encoded by the coding sequence TTGTTTAGAGAACCCGTAAGTATGATTTTGTTATTAATATTTATATACCCAATAATTAGAGGCTTTATATTTAAATTTTCATCTGATTATTTAAAAGGATCTATTCAAGGCGTTTTTCAAAGCTTCTCTTTTTTGTTTTCTTTGTGTTTAGGTATTTATTATACTAAAAAAATATTTATTCAACATGATGAAGGTATGTATGCAAATATATATAAAAATATACCACCAAAAGCAATAGAGTTTATTAATAGCAATCCATTGGTGGTTTATATATTACTTATGCCACTTTTGATAATGATAATTTACAGCATCATAACTTTTGTTGTTAATACGATTGCTCATATTACTCTTTATCCTCTATTTGATACTATAGAGAATAAGTTAAAGCAAAAGAGTATTTTATTTAATAGAATTGTTGGTGCAATATTTCAAGTGCCTAAAGCAATTTCTTATGTAATTGTTATTACTTTTATATTGAATTTTATGTCACTTCTCAATGTAGCGGATACATACAATAAATATTTGGAAGAATCACAAGCATATAATTATATATCAAAGGAAGTAGTCATTCCTCTTACTAATTCGAAACTTGCAAAAAGGCTTCCTAATATCGTTAACAACTCATTTACGATAGTTGTGAAGGATCCTTCTTCACCTGCGTCTGAGAGTAATGTACAAAACAACAAACATAAGGGCATAATTTATTACAATGGTATTACACTAGATCAAGGGGTTAAGTCTAATGATGAGATAAATAAGTTCGCTATTAACTTAGCTCAAGGTAAAAATGGTACGAGGGATAAAGCCAAAGCTATATACAATTGGGTAGGTAGTAAAATAGTTTATAGTGACGAAAAAGCAAATAGAGTATTAAATAATGATACACAAATGACCTCTGGAGCCATCCCAACTTTTAATTCTAAAAGTGGAATATGTTTCGATTATGCATGTCTCTACGTCGCTATGTGCAGAGCTAACAATATAAAGGTAAGAATCATAACTGGTCAAGGATTTAATGGGAGTAATTGGGTTAGTCATGCTTGGAATCAAGTATATATAGCAGGTGAGAATAAATGGATTAACGTAGATCCTACATTTTTAATTGGAGGAGACTATTTTGATAGCAAAAGATTTACTTTAGACCATAAGCAAGAAAGTATAGCTGGAGAGTGGTAA
- a CDS encoding tetratricopeptide repeat protein, with protein MEYFQKANDIYNTKDYNRAISLYKKAAEMKDNEAGALYNSAVCFIHLKKYEDAIPLFHAAISLRRESKYFFNLAYCYAMCFNKAKALYYFNTAWSLNNDDEDCEKAINLLLKSYKKTP; from the coding sequence ATGGAATACTTTCAAAAGGCTAACGATATTTACAATACTAAAGATTATAATAGAGCAATATCTCTATATAAGAAAGCTGCTGAAATGAAAGATAATGAGGCTGGCGCACTTTATAATAGTGCAGTATGTTTTATTCACTTAAAAAAATATGAAGATGCAATACCTTTATTTCATGCTGCTATATCCCTGCGCCGTGAAAGCAAATACTTTTTCAACTTAGCTTACTGTTATGCCATGTGTTTTAATAAAGCTAAAGCATTATATTATTTTAATACCGCTTGGTCACTAAATAATGATGATGAAGATTGTGAAAAGGCTATTAATTTATTATTAAAAAGTTATAAAAAAACTCCCTGA
- a CDS encoding MgtC/SapB family protein — MLVYQVAIRLALAVLVGGLIGYEREFKNRPAGFRTHILVCLGAAITSMIQLYSIQETTNMILQHPELQSAMKVDIGRLGAQVITGVGFLGAGTIIHDKGSIKGLTTAASIWTVACIGLAIGLGYYTLTILSAICVFIVLVFLKTFETKLFKNTNVLKLEIQYVNKKDMVEKLEKYFDSVSIKVKNIEFVIDDEDDENETSKYSTTMYTILAPRYIKSSGIVQKLCAFEEIYKAEIM; from the coding sequence ATGTTAGTATATCAAGTAGCAATAAGGCTTGCGCTTGCAGTTTTAGTCGGTGGTTTAATTGGATATGAGAGAGAGTTTAAAAATAGACCAGCTGGGTTTAGAACGCATATATTAGTATGTCTAGGTGCGGCAATTACTTCAATGATACAATTATACTCTATTCAAGAAACAACGAATATGATTTTGCAACATCCAGAGCTCCAATCGGCTATGAAAGTAGATATTGGAAGACTAGGAGCACAAGTTATAACAGGGGTAGGCTTTTTAGGGGCAGGTACTATTATACATGATAAGGGATCAATAAAAGGGCTTACTACTGCAGCTAGCATATGGACAGTTGCTTGTATTGGTCTTGCAATTGGACTCGGGTATTATACTCTAACGATATTATCAGCTATATGTGTTTTTATAGTATTAGTATTTCTTAAGACTTTCGAGACTAAGCTTTTTAAAAATACTAATGTTCTAAAATTGGAAATTCAATATGTTAACAAAAAAGACATGGTAGAAAAACTAGAAAAATATTTTGACAGTGTTAGTATAAAAGTTAAGAATATAGAATTTGTGATTGATGATGAAGATGATGAAAATGAAACTTCAAAGTACAGTACAACGATGTATACAATTTTAGCGCCAAGATATATTAAGAGTAGTGGTATTGTGCAAAAATTATGTGCTTTTGAGGAAATCTATAAAGCTGAGATAATGTAA